A window of Cydia fagiglandana chromosome Z, ilCydFagi1.1, whole genome shotgun sequence genomic DNA:
atgggtggcagagggggtagcgcgactatgctcagtctggaggatgttttgtctgtgcacgcttcgaatacatttttctaggcattaagacgaatctaatgaggtatcacacgtatttttaggagcagtatctctatttttcaccgttttctgTTTCTCGAGTAGTCTAATGCTTTTGGTGCACATTTTGTGTTGCTTAGTTCGGTAAAATCGTTAGTGGCCAGCTTAATAATGTTATAAATACAGCAACAAATATTGTACAGTGATCGCCACAGCTTGACAAATcactggcccaatattacagggttctattctatgttacattttcaagatttCGACTTGTTTTCAAGATGTCACtttgacaatgttcaaatttcagtttgatataagtataacatagaaccctgtaatattgagGCCGGCGAAAattcaataaatgttattaatattattgtaaaaaaatcgtGTTTAGTTATTTTGGTTATGAGTTGTCTGTATgagtatgtatgtacctacatttgtGTAAATCCTAACTGTAATTGTGTACTTATTGATTGATTACTACTGGTTTTTAAGTAATAAAACTAAGCATCATTTTATTGCGTTTTATGTTATTAAGTACAGTTAACGGTTTTGTACATACATGCAAATCAACTTTGGTCAATCGCAATCATCgacgtatttattttaatgattaGTTAGtcgttattttagttttttaattaaagttcTCTTTTACGATTTTAACATAAATGGAACTTAACTAATAGTTTTAGATGTTTCAAACGCAACGTGGACGCAAGTAAAACTGGTTAAACATTAAATTTACCCGCACGGGTGTTTTAGAATACTTACTTGTAAACACCATATGCTAACTATTCGAACTTTTATGATATGGTTATAAGGTCCACTTTTATATCGACACAGTACTAACGGCGCGATAGCCGATGGGTTAATGGTCGATCTTTTCCCGCTCTTTAATTTACTTGATTCGAGGATTCTTCCACAGTCTAGTTGAAATTCTACTATCTCTATTCTAATATGGTCGTGGTGAACAATTTCTGTTTCTGTTGGGTGACCACCAAAGGTCGgacagggtgagctatttgctttataatatgacgtaatacatgtcaaattataaggtaaaTAGCTCACCCTGTCCGACCTTTGGTGACCACCCAAGTTTAGAGTTTTTATACTAACTCAACCCGGTGGTTTAAGCTCCAcattaaaagaaattaatacttAATAGTATGCGCTTATCGCATCGTAAATTAAGTCCATATTTCAATAACCATttaataaaatactatattcctgAATCTACAAGTAACTAAGTACTTTATGGTTCATTACGAAATAAATGTGAGTGACTACGTTAAAAATACTCGGTCTGACTCTGCAAACCTACGTTCAAAATACTCCTTCTTTCTAGTCGAATTTACTTTGTGGAACGACTGTGGCAAATATTTCTACAATGGAAGTTCGACCTGGAAGAAATCAAGTTTTTGAACGgattatatatttttctactGCTCGGAGTAATCACGTTTTTGTGTCACAATGGAAGGGATTCGAGGATCAAGTGGGTGCGTGCACCGACACGCgcctattaaaaattaattaatgatCCACATGAATGCGACCGCAACAGTTTTAAGAGCAGACACATAAACGAGTTAATGCAGAGTTAATGGAATCATAATGATCATGCACCGCAAATAATAGTGTCAAGTAAACATACATATTGCGGTGGTCAGTGATGCTTTCATCATTTTATCCGAGATGTACTTCCGGGTCGGCCTTGTGTTATTTGCTGCTTGTTTTACCTTAGATTGTTCTGCCGAACCCTTGACGGTAAAACAGGAacaagaaataataaaatatatcggTGAGTCGGTTTTTATTAATAGTGGATATGTTTAGAAGTTGAGTTTGTAATGGGCAATATATATTACTATAAAAGAGCTCTTTAATTTTCCCAGAAAACCAGATAAATCATTTTGATGTCCACGATGAAGATAGCCTCAATAAAGCTCTATACAAAGTATCGGATTTGTTTAAACCTTACATGAAGCATGGTGAGTATATATGTTTGGATTTTCAAatttacctaatattaaaaaaatattattttgcactAAAAACGAAATCAAAATCATGAACATTTTTTGGTCGAAATGCTGCTTATTGCTATGGAGTTCTTATTCGTTAACTGAAGCCTAAAATACGCAGCGCAAGAGCATGTACAATTAGTTGTTATTAATtgccaataaaataattattctaACATCCTGTTTAAATACTTGTTTATGCATCGCCTATGTGCGCATATTTTATCGTCGGTTGGTAAATGTTATCATTTATAGATGGATGTTGTACCTAGTATTCATTGAATTGTAATTTACAGGCATAAAATTATGGAATATACCTGTATTGGATCCGTTATTTTTGAAAACAgtaaaaataacacaaaatgAGGGTGGCAATAATTTCAAAGCCGAATTTAATTCTGTCTGGGTGTATGGTTTGTCCGATTATAAGATCGAGTATATTCGGTAAGTGTGCATCTTTTCAACCCTAACAATATAATCCCTGTAATCACAAATCTGTGGGTCTAAATTTGTAATTGTTAAGACTTGTAGGGTTGCCTTCAATTTAGTGTTAGGTACCTTAACATTTATTGGACAACCAGCGCTAAAATCTGTAATGAAAAACAACTCACGAATAATTGTACagtaaatattgcatttacactacttacttataaataatacgTTTTTGTTTTTCAGGGCACATCCTGCTAAGTACTCTTTTGAAATGAAGTTGAGATTTCCAGACTTAAAAATGCTAGGGAATTACGATATAGATGGTAA
This region includes:
- the LOC134678230 gene encoding circadian clock-controlled protein daywake-like, with protein sequence MYFRVGLVLFAACFTLDCSAEPLTVKQEQEIIKYIENQINHFDVHDEDSLNKALYKVSDLFKPYMKHGIKLWNIPVLDPLFLKTVKITQNEGGNNFKAEFNSVWVYGLSDYKIEYIRAHPAKYSFEMKLRFPDLKMLGNYDIDGKLLILELKDHGPFTANLTDVDAIVENKFTIKNGHLLLSESKSDFAVKNLKFHLENLLKGSPVGESINESLNRNVNDLVRDLKPAFVREINRIIVRTLNKSVENLPLAKWQAAIK